A DNA window from Ostrea edulis chromosome 5, xbOstEdul1.1, whole genome shotgun sequence contains the following coding sequences:
- the LOC125650079 gene encoding protein-glucosylgalactosylhydroxylysine glucosidase-like isoform X2, which produces MAYQRFISVDFELCGNVQGVALKPYTYVEANKYGVVGKMMNTEKGTVRGTIQGSRGQINNMKQYLTSKGSPYSSVTKANFYNEHELVHLEFSKFTIDPTDCFPDDDRFAPPIGNGYLATNVFSDAIYVDGVFNGYRVDSHRARIPSTASLRVVNDVISEEYSLDMWNGVFIHRANLSDCEVETKTFAHRLFPTLLIVLVKLTKTRPYHSCLNVRIHQAEGKPTTDFNLSSIMVNSNYNSGYRYGPIRQPETNTSILTSIHHFWTLVPASLSLNSSQESQTFKFVTSIHTNKTESSRRFTTALSISSDELYWLHCKTWQGLWGRGKIKIFGDDDLQKTINACFYHILSSLPAKKTNSFYGLSPGGLSRGGKLFANVSGGPHNDYAGHVFWDMDTWIMPPIMMFFPDMARTMIGSRLRVLPVVKKRAQKNGYQGAQFPWEQAFTGYESCPWKPASDYQIHVTADVALSIRHYLAVSSKERATELLNSGGKELTLEIARFWMSRVTESVTGDYVITGVMGPDEYHFNINNSIFTNYNAKLSLELPHLVMKRQLTPVNKTEVDEFLKVSNKIRILYDQQKDFHPQYDGFSLKEKIKQSDVVLLGFPLQMNMSKSTRRNDLEIYENVTDKYGPDTGTWSMHTVGWLELDQPQRAHQNFKMMFRNINGPFKVFSEKPVDSSDGPRCVNFITAAGGLLQAVVFGYGGLRLKDDHLEVSVSSILRISTWAMYDLKYRGFTFDLQLNDDKLSITVTDSENQNKSLAVLLRDGSSHPLHTGKVKSVLDKAIKLRVEESKTVVDNYNHNSVQTLKSSGILLAVFNLLLIL; this is translated from the exons ATGGCTTACCAGAGATTTATATCAGTTGATTTTGAGTTGTGTGGAAATGTTCAAG GCGTTGCATTGAAACCT tACACCTATGTGGAAGCAAATAAGTACGGGGTTGTTGGAAAGATGATGAATACCGAGAAGGGGACTGTAAGGGGAACAATCCAGGGTAGCAGGGGTCAAATAAATAATAT GAAACAGTATTTGACATCCAAAGGGAGTCCATATTCTTCTGTTACCAAAGCAAACTTCTACAATGAGCACGAGCTTGTACATCTTGAGTTTTCCAAATTCACCATTGATCCAACTGATTG TTTTCCAGATGACGATCGCTTTGCCCCACCTATTGGAAACGGTTACTTAGCTACCAACGTGTTTAGTGACGCCATATACGTTGATGGCGTTTTCAATGGATACCGCGTTGACAGCCATCGAGCCAGAATTCCCTCTACCGCGTCTCTTCGTGTTGTAAATGACGTTATTTCTGAAGAATATAGTCTGGATATGTGGAATG GTGTGTTTATTCATCGTGCTAACCTGTCAGATTGTGAGGTGGAAACGAAAACATTTGCCCACAGGTTGTTCCCAACTCTGCTGATAGTGCTCGTGAAGCTAACCAAAACCCGACCATATCATTCTTGTCTAAATGTGAGGATTCACCAAGCCGAAGGAAAACCAACTACAGATTTCAATCTGTCTAGCATAATGGTGAACAGTAATTATAACTCAGG ATACCGCTATGGACCAATAAGACAACCAGAGACAAATACCAGCATTTTGACATCAATCCATCATTTCTGGACCCTTGTTCCTGCTTCTCTTTCGTTGAACTCTTCACAGGAGTCTCagacattcaagtttgttaccTCCATTCACACAAACAAGACGGAGTCGTCTCGGCGCTTCACCACCGCCCTGTCAATCAGTTCAGATGAACTATACTGGTTGcattgtaag ACATGGCAAGGGCTGTGGGGGAGAggcaaaattaagatttttggGGACGATGACCTACAGAAGACAATTAACGCATGTTTTTATCACATCCTGTCGTCACTTCCTGCAAAGAAGACGAATAGTTTCTATGGTCTTAGTCCCG GGGGACTTTCTCGAGGAGGCAAATTGTTTGCTAATGTTTCTGGCGGACCGCACAACGACTACGCAGGTCACGTGTTCTGGGATATGGATACGTGGATAATGCCACCTATCATGATGTTTTTCCCAGACATGGCAAGAACGATGATTGGGTCCAGGCTCCGGGTACTTCCTGTCGTTAAGAAGAGGGCACAGAAAAACGGATATCAAGGAGCTCAGTTTCCCTGGGAACAGGCTTTTACAG GTTATGAAAGCTGTCCTTGGAAGCCAGCATCAGATTACCAAATCCACGTGACTGCTGACGTAGCACTTTCCATACGTCATTACTTGGCTGTTTCCTCGAAAGAGCGAGCTACAGAGCTTCTGAACAGTGGAGGGAAAGAGTTAACACTAGAAATAGCTCGTTTTTGGATGAGTAGAGTAACAGAGTCTGTGACAGGAGACTATGTAATTACTG gtgTAATGGGACCTGACGAATATCATTTCAACATCAACAATTCTATTTTCACAAACTACAACGCCAAATTAAGTTTGGAACTGCCACATCTCGTCATGAAGAG GCAGTTAACGCCAGTAAATAAGACGGAAGTGGATGAGTTTCTGAAGGTCAGCAATAAGATAAGGATTCTGTATGATCAACAAAAAGATTTCCATCCTCAGTACGATGGCTTCTCACTGAAAG aaaaaattaAGCAGTCGGACGTTGTTTTGCTGGGGTTTCCTCTCCAAATGAATATGTCTAAATCAACGAGAAGGAATGATCTAGAAATATACGAAAAT GTAACAGACAAATACGGACCAGATACAGGCACGTGGAGCATGCATACGGTTGGATGGTTAGAGCTAGACCAACCCCAGAGAGCTCAccaaaacttcaaaatgatGTTCCGAAACATCAACGGCCCCTTTAAG GTGTTCAGTGAGAAGCCGGTCGATTCTAGCGATGGTCCGCGATGTGTGAATTTCATCACAGCAGCTGGAGGACTGCTTCAGGCTGTGGTTTTCGGTTATGGCGGATTACGTTTGAAAGACGACCATCTAGAGGTCTCTGTATCCAGTATTCTAAGGATATCGACTTGGGCGATGTATGATCTAAAATATAGAGGATTTACGTTTGACTTGCAACTAAACGACGATAAGTTGTCCATTACAGTGACAGACTCTGAGAACCAGAATAAGTCGTTGGCTGTGCTGCTTCGGGACGGATCCTCCCATCCTCTACATACAGGAAAGGTGAAATCTGTACTGGATAAAGCAATTAAGCTCCGGGTGGAGGAGAGTAAGACTGTTGTTGATAATTATAACCACAATAGTGTTCAAACTTTAAAGTCCAGTGGTATCTTATTGGCCGTATTcaatcttttattgattttgtga
- the LOC125650079 gene encoding protein-glucosylgalactosylhydroxylysine glucosidase-like isoform X1, with the protein MAMVFIGFLLLLPCIWGGNDQSDFILKSASFPDDDRFAPPIGNGYLATNVFSDAIYVDGVFNGYRVDSHRARIPSTASLRVVNDVISEEYSLDMWNGVFIHRANLSDCEVETKTFAHRLFPTLLIVLVKLTKTRPYHSCLNVRIHQAEGKPTTDFNLSSIMVNSNYNSGYRYGPIRQPETNTSILTSIHHFWTLVPASLSLNSSQESQTFKFVTSIHTNKTESSRRFTTALSISSDELYWLHCKTWQGLWGRGKIKIFGDDDLQKTINACFYHILSSLPAKKTNSFYGLSPGGLSRGGKLFANVSGGPHNDYAGHVFWDMDTWIMPPIMMFFPDMARTMIGSRLRVLPVVKKRAQKNGYQGAQFPWEQAFTGYESCPWKPASDYQIHVTADVALSIRHYLAVSSKERATELLNSGGKELTLEIARFWMSRVTESVTGDYVITGVMGPDEYHFNINNSIFTNYNAKLSLELPHLVMKRQLTPVNKTEVDEFLKVSNKIRILYDQQKDFHPQYDGFSLKEKIKQSDVVLLGFPLQMNMSKSTRRNDLEIYENVTDKYGPDTGTWSMHTVGWLELDQPQRAHQNFKMMFRNINGPFKVFSEKPVDSSDGPRCVNFITAAGGLLQAVVFGYGGLRLKDDHLEVSVSSILRISTWAMYDLKYRGFTFDLQLNDDKLSITVTDSENQNKSLAVLLRDGSSHPLHTGKVKSVLDKAIKLRVEESKTVVDNYNHNSVQTLKSSGILLAVFNLLLIL; encoded by the exons ATGGCTATGGTGTTTATTGGATTTCTGCTCCTCCTGCCTTGCATTTGGGGAGGAAACGATCAATCcgatttcattttaaaatccgCTAG TTTTCCAGATGACGATCGCTTTGCCCCACCTATTGGAAACGGTTACTTAGCTACCAACGTGTTTAGTGACGCCATATACGTTGATGGCGTTTTCAATGGATACCGCGTTGACAGCCATCGAGCCAGAATTCCCTCTACCGCGTCTCTTCGTGTTGTAAATGACGTTATTTCTGAAGAATATAGTCTGGATATGTGGAATG GTGTGTTTATTCATCGTGCTAACCTGTCAGATTGTGAGGTGGAAACGAAAACATTTGCCCACAGGTTGTTCCCAACTCTGCTGATAGTGCTCGTGAAGCTAACCAAAACCCGACCATATCATTCTTGTCTAAATGTGAGGATTCACCAAGCCGAAGGAAAACCAACTACAGATTTCAATCTGTCTAGCATAATGGTGAACAGTAATTATAACTCAGG ATACCGCTATGGACCAATAAGACAACCAGAGACAAATACCAGCATTTTGACATCAATCCATCATTTCTGGACCCTTGTTCCTGCTTCTCTTTCGTTGAACTCTTCACAGGAGTCTCagacattcaagtttgttaccTCCATTCACACAAACAAGACGGAGTCGTCTCGGCGCTTCACCACCGCCCTGTCAATCAGTTCAGATGAACTATACTGGTTGcattgtaag ACATGGCAAGGGCTGTGGGGGAGAggcaaaattaagatttttggGGACGATGACCTACAGAAGACAATTAACGCATGTTTTTATCACATCCTGTCGTCACTTCCTGCAAAGAAGACGAATAGTTTCTATGGTCTTAGTCCCG GGGGACTTTCTCGAGGAGGCAAATTGTTTGCTAATGTTTCTGGCGGACCGCACAACGACTACGCAGGTCACGTGTTCTGGGATATGGATACGTGGATAATGCCACCTATCATGATGTTTTTCCCAGACATGGCAAGAACGATGATTGGGTCCAGGCTCCGGGTACTTCCTGTCGTTAAGAAGAGGGCACAGAAAAACGGATATCAAGGAGCTCAGTTTCCCTGGGAACAGGCTTTTACAG GTTATGAAAGCTGTCCTTGGAAGCCAGCATCAGATTACCAAATCCACGTGACTGCTGACGTAGCACTTTCCATACGTCATTACTTGGCTGTTTCCTCGAAAGAGCGAGCTACAGAGCTTCTGAACAGTGGAGGGAAAGAGTTAACACTAGAAATAGCTCGTTTTTGGATGAGTAGAGTAACAGAGTCTGTGACAGGAGACTATGTAATTACTG gtgTAATGGGACCTGACGAATATCATTTCAACATCAACAATTCTATTTTCACAAACTACAACGCCAAATTAAGTTTGGAACTGCCACATCTCGTCATGAAGAG GCAGTTAACGCCAGTAAATAAGACGGAAGTGGATGAGTTTCTGAAGGTCAGCAATAAGATAAGGATTCTGTATGATCAACAAAAAGATTTCCATCCTCAGTACGATGGCTTCTCACTGAAAG aaaaaattaAGCAGTCGGACGTTGTTTTGCTGGGGTTTCCTCTCCAAATGAATATGTCTAAATCAACGAGAAGGAATGATCTAGAAATATACGAAAAT GTAACAGACAAATACGGACCAGATACAGGCACGTGGAGCATGCATACGGTTGGATGGTTAGAGCTAGACCAACCCCAGAGAGCTCAccaaaacttcaaaatgatGTTCCGAAACATCAACGGCCCCTTTAAG GTGTTCAGTGAGAAGCCGGTCGATTCTAGCGATGGTCCGCGATGTGTGAATTTCATCACAGCAGCTGGAGGACTGCTTCAGGCTGTGGTTTTCGGTTATGGCGGATTACGTTTGAAAGACGACCATCTAGAGGTCTCTGTATCCAGTATTCTAAGGATATCGACTTGGGCGATGTATGATCTAAAATATAGAGGATTTACGTTTGACTTGCAACTAAACGACGATAAGTTGTCCATTACAGTGACAGACTCTGAGAACCAGAATAAGTCGTTGGCTGTGCTGCTTCGGGACGGATCCTCCCATCCTCTACATACAGGAAAGGTGAAATCTGTACTGGATAAAGCAATTAAGCTCCGGGTGGAGGAGAGTAAGACTGTTGTTGATAATTATAACCACAATAGTGTTCAAACTTTAAAGTCCAGTGGTATCTTATTGGCCGTATTcaatcttttattgattttgtga
- the LOC125651780 gene encoding rho-related protein racL-like, whose product MVVSGEMTCIQCTIVGDKKVGKSTISRGLCETEGVLDIHNNNYQSTIFDNIAGTTNVEGKDVPISLFDCSSETEHSAIREFAYKDSNVFILCYSVVDRTSLVNIRDKWIPEIRKFLGKKFKLLVVGTQTDIRDSVCLDQDPPINKTEGADFARQIGADYFMECSSTSPSTFCDIFKHVAMIGKKTKRRRSPVNLVRRLLGTN is encoded by the exons ATGGTCGTGTCTGGAGAGATGACTTGTATACAGTGCACGATAGTGGGAGACAAGAAGGTGGGGAAGTCCACAATCAGTAGAGGTCTGTGTGAGACTGAGGGGGTTCTGGACATACACAATAACAACTACCAGTCTACAATCTTTGACAATATTGCCG GAACTACCAATGTTGAAGGAAAAGATGTACCTATTAGCTTATTTGACTGTTCAAGTGAGACGGAACATTCTGCAATCAGAGAATTTGCTTACAAGGACAGCAATGTGTTCATTCTGTGTTACAGTGTGGTAGACAGGACTTCTTTAGTGAACATCAGGGACAAATGGATTCCAGAAATCCGAAAATTTCTTGGCAAAAAATTTAAACTGTTGGTGGTAGGGACACAGACAGACATACGTGATTCCGTGTGTCTGGACCAGGACCCGCCAATCAATAAAACCGAAGGTGCTGACTTTGCGCGCCAAATTGGTGCGGACTATTTCATGGAGTGTAGCTCCACATCTCCGTCCACTTTTTGTGACATTTTCAAACATGTGGCCATGATCGGCAAAAAGACAAAACGAAGGCGATCTCCTGTAAATCTAGTTCGAAGACTGCTGGGTACAAATTAG
- the LOC125652368 gene encoding rho-related protein racL-like: MVVSGEMTCIQCTIVGDKKVGKSTISRGLCETEGVLDIHINNYQSTIFDNIAGTTHFEGEDVTINLFDCSSETEHSAIREFAYKDSNVFILCYSVVDRTSLVNIRDKWIPEIRKFLGKKFKLLVVGTQTDIRDSVCLDQDPPINKTEGADFARQIGADYFMECSSTSPSTFCDIFKHVAMIGKKTKRRRSPVNLVRRLLGTN, from the exons ATGGTCGTGTCTGGAGAGATGACTTGTATACAGTGCACGATAGTGGGAGACAAGAAGGTGGGGAAGTCCACAATCAGTAGAGGTCTGTGTGAGACTGAGGGGGTTCTGGACATACACATTAACAACTACCAGTCTACAATCTTTGACAATATTGCCG GAACAACCCACTTTGAAGGAGAAGATGTAACAATAAATTTATTTGACTGCTCAAGTGAGACGGAACATTCTGCAATCAGAGAATTTGCTTACAAGGACAGCAATGTGTTCATTCTGTGTTACAGTGTGGTAGACAGGACTTCTTTAGTGAACATCAGGGACAAATGGATTCCAGAAATTCGAAAATTCCTTGGCAAAAAATTTAAACTGTTGGTGGTAGGGACACAGACAGACATACGTGATTCCGTGTGTCTGGACCAGGACCCGCCAATCAATAAAACCGAAGGTGCTGACTTTGCGCGCCAAATTGGTGCGGACTATTTCATGGAGTGTAGCTCCACATCTCCGTCCACTTTTTGTGACATTTTCAAACATGTGGCCATGATCGGCAAAAAGACAAAACGAAGGCGATCTCCTGTAAATCTAGTTCGAAGACTGCTGGGTACAAATTAG